The window CGATGCGCTCCACGAGATGGCCCGCGTGCTCAAGCCGGGTCGGGCACTCATCGTGAGCGCCAACAACGTTGCGCGTCTTCATTATTTGTTCGACCCGAAGCTGGCGCTGGGCCTTCGCGGCGTGCGAAGGGCGGTCAAGAAGATGCTCAGAGTGCGTGGGCGATCAACCGCGCTCAGAATGCGTGGGCGATCAAGCGACGTGTGCGCGAGGCTGCACTCGCGTGAGGAGTTCGACCGGCTTCTGACCTCAGCTTCCCTCGCCAAGGAAGAGGGCGGGACGCTCGGCTTTGGGCCATTCACATTCCTAGGCCGACGAATCCTGCCCGAGCGAATCGGGATCGGCGTCCACAATCGGTTGCAGAGACTTGCCAACCGGGGTTTCATCCCCCTCACGTCGAAGGGGGCGCAGTACCTGGTCGTCGCGCGCAAGGAACGCGTGAACGCGCCGCTCGAAAGCGCACAGGCTCTCCGAGCGCCTCAATTAGGAAGAACTTAAGCGCGTGTCACGGCCATCTCATCTCCACCCGGCACCGTCTCCCCAACGAAACCCACGAAAGGGGAACCTATGAACAAGCGCATCTACACAGGGGTCGCGGTCCTGGCGGCGGCGGTCATCGGAACGGCCGGCATCGCGACCGCAAGCAATGGCGCCTCTCAAGCGGGCTCGGCGCCCGAGCAAGAGACGATCCACGCTCCCGACAGCAGCGGATCTCGTCTTGACGACGGGGCGAACCTGCTGCCGCAGGCCCAGATCACCGAGGCCCAGGCCATCCGGGCAGCCCAGACGGCCGCCTCAGGGCCCCTGAACGAGGTCGACCTCGAGGACTATCAGGGCCACCTGGTGTTCAACGTCGACGTGGGCTCGCACGACGTCAAGGTCGACGCCTCGAACGGCGACGTCCTTGCCGCACCGGTCGACGACTGAGACCAGCCACAGCACGGAACCGACGCGCCCGCGGCTGACCTAGCCGCGGGCGCTCGCGGGCCAAGGGGTTTTGCGAGGTCGATGTGGGACTCTGAGGGCAGCCCATTCGCGCTCGCTC of the Solirubrobacterales bacterium genome contains:
- a CDS encoding class I SAM-dependent methyltransferase, whose protein sequence is WVDQLGLPPGSTVLEVGCGTGRMAVALARRGLMVHATDTVTTMLDLTRSRAAESGASGLVEVRKSDVHALDFEDATFDLVIALGVIPWVHSPSDALHEMARVLKPGRALIVSANNVARLHYLFDPKLALGLRGVRRAVKKMLRVRGRSTALRMRGRSSDVCARLHSREEFDRLLTSASLAKEEGGTLGFGPFTFLGRRILPERIGIGVHNRLQRLANRGFIPLTSKGAQYLVVARKERVNAPLESAQALRAPQLGRT
- a CDS encoding PepSY domain-containing protein: MNKRIYTGVAVLAAAVIGTAGIATASNGASQAGSAPEQETIHAPDSSGSRLDDGANLLPQAQITEAQAIRAAQTAASGPLNEVDLEDYQGHLVFNVDVGSHDVKVDASNGDVLAAPVDD